In one window of Oncorhynchus kisutch isolate 150728-3 linkage group LG16, Okis_V2, whole genome shotgun sequence DNA:
- the LOC109906849 gene encoding mitotic spindle assembly checkpoint protein MAD2A-like: MTSTLKGITLKGSAELVAEFFSFGINSILYQRGIYPPETFSRVTQYDMSLQLTTDTKLKSYLTNVVSQLKEWLFDCTVQKLVLVITCLETNEVLERWQFDIECDKSAKEISAPREKSIKSIQDEIRSVIRQITATVTFLPLLETACAFDLLVYTDKDLEVPDKWEESGPQIIDQSEEVRLRSFTTSIHKVNSMVTYKRTDSA, encoded by the exons ATGACGAGCACACTGAAAGGTATTACCCTGAAAGGAAGCGCTGAGCTTGTGGCCGAGTTTTTCT CATTCGGTATCAACAGCATCCTGTACCAGCGAGGGATCTACCCTCCGGAGACGTTCTCCCGAGTCACCCAGTATGACATGAGCCTTCAACTCACTACTGACACCAAGCTGAAGAGCTACCTGACCAACGTGGTATCTCAACTCAAAG AGTGGCTGTTTGACTGCACAGTGCAGAAGCTGGTGCTGGTGATCACATGTCTGGAGACCAACGAGGTGCTGGAGAGGTGGCAGTTTGACATTGAGTGTGACAAGAGTGCCAAGGAGATCAG TGCTCCCAGGGAGAAATCCATCAAGTCCATCCAGGATGAGATTCGGTCAGTCATCAGACAGATCACCGCCACTGTCACATTCCTACCCCTGCTGGAGACTGCCT GTGCCTTCGACCTCCTCGTCTACACCGACAAGGACCTGGAAGTGCCGGACAAGTGGGAGGAGTCAGGTCCCCAGATCATTGACCAGTCGGAGGAGGTTCGCCTGCGTTCCTTCACCACCTCCATCCACAAGGTCAACAGCATGGTGACCTACAAGAGGACCGACTCAGCCTAG